A stretch of Nonomuraea africana DNA encodes these proteins:
- a CDS encoding MOSC domain-containing protein: protein MNLASVHFYPVKSTMGHDVTEAEVEPWGLKHDRRYLVATPDGQTLTAREEPRLLSCRAEVSGGTLTLTGPHRAPLRVTPTAELSAVRLWRTQVKLTDCGDDAAEWLSALVGRSVRLVWLDDPTRRPVNPEYGTPQDRVSLADGYPLLLASTTSLDQLNDWIAETAAERGEELPAPLPMRRFRPNVVVSGVEEPFAEDGWKRVRIGEVDFRVTKPCDRCVLTTIDPDTLQKGKEPLRTLAKYRRIGQKLLFAVNLIPDGTGVIRVGDPVVPA, encoded by the coding sequence ATGAACTTGGCGAGCGTCCACTTCTATCCGGTCAAGTCCACTATGGGTCATGACGTCACCGAGGCCGAGGTCGAGCCATGGGGGCTGAAGCACGACCGCCGTTACCTGGTGGCCACCCCCGACGGCCAGACGCTGACGGCCAGGGAGGAGCCGCGGCTGCTGTCCTGCAGGGCCGAGGTGTCCGGCGGCACGCTCACCCTGACGGGGCCGCACCGCGCGCCCCTCAGGGTCACGCCGACCGCAGAGTTGAGCGCCGTGCGGCTGTGGCGCACGCAGGTGAAGCTCACCGACTGCGGCGACGACGCGGCGGAGTGGCTGTCGGCCCTGGTCGGCCGCTCCGTGCGGCTGGTCTGGCTCGACGACCCGACCCGCCGCCCGGTCAACCCCGAGTACGGCACGCCGCAGGACCGGGTGTCACTCGCCGACGGCTACCCCCTCCTGCTGGCCTCGACCACCTCCCTCGACCAGCTGAACGACTGGATCGCCGAGACGGCCGCCGAGCGGGGTGAGGAACTGCCCGCGCCGCTGCCGATGCGCAGGTTCCGCCCCAACGTGGTGGTCTCGGGCGTCGAGGAGCCGTTCGCCGAGGACGGGTGGAAGCGCGTGCGCATCGGCGAGGTGGACTTCCGCGTGACGAAGCCGTGCGACAGGTGCGTGCTGACCACGATCGACCCCGACACCCTGCAGAAGGGCAAGGAGCCGCTGCGCACGCTCGCCAAGTACCGCAGGATCGGCCAGAAGCTGCTGTTCGCCGTCAACCTCATCCCCGACGGAACCGGCGTGATCAGGGTCGGCGACCCGGTCGTTCCCGCCTGA
- a CDS encoding serine/threonine-protein kinase gives MSDRLLGKVPAEGPGAPGGVESQGRLIGRRYKLLSPVGRGGMGMVWHAHDVLLDRPVAVKELILPYGLDHAGTQVAHRRMMREARSAARLGHPGIVTVHDVVEEDGRPWIVMELVRAWSLEQAVRQSGPLPVIQAAEIGVRVLDALRHAHAAGILHRDVKPGNVLLTADRVVLTDFGIAAIEGDVTITQTGLLMGSPAYIPPERLSGQPITQAADLWSFGATLYAAVEGRPPYEGPDAIAVLGAVLTQEPIKPQRAGALLPVIEGLLRKNPAERMNAGQVAELMERVLRSHGSTSARSAGPIPTPADSTPMHLLPPLDPPSGPLPSRIVETPSGPVRVPYDPLNSPSGGHAMPYEGVESPSGAHRTDLLPAPGGDAFGSSSGGFPTGPPQSASGEPTGPAGAQRYDALRSPSDPRGHRIPSGYDALRSPSGAHGAVPPVTSGPPSLEGAAFPAHGSTGNAMTPGPQPQPILPLTDSARTGPSALASRPPASGEAIRATHDREDRAARGRRRTGGDGGWINDGRPTPRLVVTAVAAVGVLTAAILIATSGGPSTGPDVAASTAASTAPVPVPLAAVTVPEGFKEHAPEGFTAAVPSAWKLTSSGDKAVFDGPKDSGLKITVEPATPQNDGGLAELTGREAEGGVDGYIRVQLQEVKYQGWKAADWEYQYTESNGVPMQALTRHVTPPGQDAFTITFIAPQLQWDDQAKTREVFLSTFRPAS, from the coding sequence ATGTCGGACCGCTTGCTCGGCAAGGTCCCCGCCGAGGGGCCTGGCGCGCCGGGGGGCGTGGAGAGTCAGGGTCGTCTGATCGGCCGCAGGTACAAGCTGCTGTCCCCGGTGGGCAGGGGCGGCATGGGCATGGTCTGGCATGCCCACGACGTGTTGCTCGACCGGCCCGTGGCGGTGAAGGAGCTGATCCTTCCCTACGGGCTCGACCACGCCGGCACGCAGGTGGCGCACCGGCGCATGATGCGCGAGGCCCGCTCGGCCGCGCGCCTCGGGCATCCGGGGATCGTGACCGTCCACGACGTGGTCGAGGAGGACGGCAGGCCGTGGATCGTGATGGAGCTCGTCCGCGCCTGGTCGCTGGAGCAGGCCGTACGGCAGAGCGGCCCGCTGCCCGTCATCCAGGCGGCCGAGATCGGCGTCCGGGTCCTCGACGCGCTCAGGCACGCCCACGCGGCGGGCATCCTGCACCGTGACGTGAAGCCCGGCAACGTCCTGCTGACCGCCGACAGGGTGGTGCTCACCGACTTCGGCATCGCGGCCATCGAGGGCGACGTCACGATCACCCAGACCGGGCTGCTGATGGGCTCGCCCGCCTACATCCCGCCGGAGCGGCTGTCCGGACAGCCGATCACCCAGGCGGCCGACCTGTGGTCGTTCGGTGCGACGCTCTACGCGGCCGTCGAGGGACGGCCGCCGTACGAGGGGCCCGACGCGATAGCGGTCCTCGGCGCGGTGCTGACGCAGGAGCCGATCAAGCCACAGCGGGCGGGGGCCCTGCTGCCGGTCATCGAGGGACTGCTGCGCAAGAACCCGGCCGAGCGGATGAACGCCGGTCAGGTGGCCGAGCTGATGGAGCGGGTGTTGCGCAGTCACGGTTCCACGTCGGCGCGGTCGGCGGGGCCGATCCCGACGCCCGCCGACTCCACGCCGATGCACCTGTTGCCGCCGCTCGATCCGCCGTCGGGGCCGCTGCCCTCGCGGATCGTGGAGACGCCCTCGGGTCCCGTGCGGGTGCCGTACGACCCGCTGAACAGCCCTTCGGGTGGGCACGCGATGCCGTACGAGGGGGTGGAGAGCCCGTCGGGCGCGCACCGCACCGACCTGTTGCCCGCGCCTGGGGGGGACGCGTTCGGCAGCTCCTCCGGCGGGTTCCCCACGGGCCCTCCGCAGAGCGCCTCGGGCGAGCCGACCGGCCCCGCGGGGGCGCAGCGTTACGACGCCCTGCGCAGCCCCTCCGACCCTCGCGGGCACCGGATCCCGAGTGGCTACGACGCGCTCCGCTCGCCGTCGGGGGCGCACGGCGCGGTCCCGCCGGTGACCTCTGGACCGCCGTCCTTGGAGGGCGCCGCCTTCCCCGCGCACGGGAGCACGGGCAACGCCATGACGCCCGGACCACAACCGCAGCCGATCCTTCCGCTGACCGACAGTGCGCGCACCGGCCCTTCCGCCCTGGCTTCGCGGCCGCCGGCTTCCGGCGAGGCGATCCGCGCCACCCACGACAGGGAGGACCGCGCGGCCAGGGGCCGCAGGCGAACCGGTGGCGACGGCGGCTGGATCAACGACGGCCGCCCGACCCCGCGCCTGGTCGTCACCGCGGTCGCGGCCGTGGGCGTGCTGACGGCCGCGATCCTGATCGCCACCTCGGGCGGCCCTTCGACCGGGCCTGACGTGGCCGCCTCGACCGCCGCCTCCACGGCGCCCGTCCCGGTGCCGCTGGCCGCGGTCACGGTGCCCGAGGGGTTCAAGGAGCACGCCCCCGAGGGCTTCACCGCGGCGGTGCCCTCCGCGTGGAAGCTGACCTCCTCCGGGGACAAGGCCGTCTTCGACGGGCCGAAGGACTCCGGCCTGAAGATCACCGTGGAGCCCGCTACCCCGCAGAACGATGGCGGGCTGGCCGAGCTCACCGGGCGGGAGGCCGAGGGCGGCGTCGACGGCTACATCAGGGTGCAGCTGCAGGAGGTGAAGTACCAGGGCTGGAAGGCGGCCGACTGGGAGTACCAGTACACCGAGTCCAACGGCGTGCCCATGCAGGCGCTGACCCGCCACGTCACGCCGCCCGGCCAGGACGCCTTCACGATCACCTTCATCGCGCCCCAGCTCCAGTGGGACGACCAGGCCAAGACCCGCGAGGTGTTCCTGAGCACGTTCCGCCCGGCTTCGTAG
- a CDS encoding DUF1116 domain-containing protein: MTLLPSDPHVITVGADLLGEALDAQAVPRIAVDWRPPLPGTAPALARVLADPRRSAANELAVGRLLSARPLLVDVRPAADALGLERGTFLHAGPPITWERASGPMRGALIGAMLLEEMAATEEEAQRLLAGGEVRLDPCHHHRAVGPMAGVVSPSMWVFEVRDAEHGGTAYCSLNEGLGKVLRYGAYGREVLDRLRWMGAVLGPALRAALRVTGPIDLRALIAQALQMGDELHNRNRAATSLFLRELAPALVEAAPAHAAEVLRFASGNDHFFLNPAMAAAKVSTDAARGVPGSSLVVAMARNGTDFGVQVSGLGERWFTGPAGVPDGLYLGAYGPADANPDIGDSTITETSGLGGFAMAAAPAIVRFVGGEVGDAVTATRSMYEITLAEHPAYQIPGLGFRGTPVGIDVALVARTGLLPVVNTGIAGRVAGTGQVGAGLVSPPAEAFIAALNALAFDK, from the coding sequence GTGACCCTTCTGCCCAGCGATCCGCACGTCATCACCGTCGGCGCCGACCTGCTCGGCGAGGCCCTCGACGCGCAGGCCGTACCGAGGATCGCGGTCGACTGGCGGCCGCCGCTGCCCGGCACCGCGCCCGCGCTGGCGCGGGTGCTGGCCGACCCGCGCAGGAGCGCGGCCAACGAGCTGGCCGTGGGCCGCCTGCTGTCGGCCAGGCCGCTGCTGGTGGACGTACGGCCGGCCGCCGACGCGCTCGGTCTCGAAAGGGGCACCTTCCTGCACGCGGGGCCGCCGATCACCTGGGAGCGGGCCTCCGGCCCGATGCGCGGCGCGCTCATCGGCGCGATGCTGCTGGAGGAGATGGCCGCCACGGAGGAGGAGGCGCAGCGCCTGCTGGCCGGGGGTGAGGTGCGGCTCGACCCCTGCCACCACCACCGGGCGGTCGGCCCGATGGCGGGCGTGGTCAGCCCGTCCATGTGGGTGTTCGAGGTGCGCGACGCCGAGCACGGCGGCACCGCCTACTGCTCGCTCAACGAGGGACTGGGCAAGGTGCTGCGCTACGGCGCCTACGGCCGGGAGGTGCTCGACCGGCTGCGCTGGATGGGCGCGGTGCTCGGTCCTGCGCTGCGCGCCGCGCTGCGCGTCACCGGGCCGATCGACCTGCGCGCGCTGATCGCCCAGGCCCTGCAGATGGGCGACGAGCTGCACAACCGCAACAGGGCCGCCACCTCGCTGTTCCTGCGCGAGCTGGCCCCCGCCCTGGTGGAGGCCGCCCCAGCGCACGCGGCGGAGGTGCTGCGCTTCGCCAGCGGCAACGACCACTTCTTCCTCAACCCCGCCATGGCGGCGGCCAAGGTCAGCACCGACGCCGCCCGCGGCGTGCCCGGCTCCTCGCTGGTCGTGGCCATGGCCCGCAACGGCACCGACTTCGGGGTGCAGGTGTCGGGCCTGGGCGAGCGCTGGTTCACCGGGCCCGCGGGCGTCCCCGACGGCCTCTACCTCGGCGCGTACGGCCCCGCCGACGCCAACCCCGACATCGGCGACTCCACCATCACCGAGACCTCGGGCCTCGGCGGCTTCGCCATGGCCGCCGCGCCCGCGATCGTCAGGTTCGTCGGCGGCGAGGTCGGCGACGCGGTCACCGCCACCCGCTCGATGTACGAGATCACGCTCGCCGAGCACCCCGCGTACCAGATTCCCGGGCTCGGCTTCCGTGGCACGCCCGTCGGGATCGACGTGGCCCTCGTCGCGCGGACGGGCCTGCTGCCCGTGGTGAACACCGGCATCGCGGGCAGGGTCGCCGGAACGGGCCAGGTGGGCGCGGGACTGGTGAGCCCGCCCGCCGAGGCGTTCATTGCCGCGCTTAACGCGCTCGCATTCGATAAGTGA
- a CDS encoding FdrA family protein has product MNSLVKVVRGVYHDSVSLMRVSQSLSALPGVEVAVVAMATPLNLDLARDLGFELPPAEPAELLVALRAEDVAAAENELDRLLGELSSRSATEVAGFPPRTTRSAARLGEGDLVLVSVPGEHAFGEALDAVEAGLPVMIFSDNVPVEQEVLLKRLAEERGGLVMGPDCGTAVIGGVGLGFANVLRPGPVGMVAASGTGAQQVTSLLDLAGVGVSHVLGVGSRDLSEQVGGLSAIRALRRLDEDPGTELIVLISKPPAPDVARAVREVVEKLRTPVVSALLGASGGDLTSATAEVLERLGRPVPEWPSWPRPVAKGSVRGLYSGGTLCAEAALITPGGFVDYGDDVFTRGRAHPMIDPTLRLEALAKLGPGEVALMDVVLGHGADPDPALRLVPAIEAASRRDVQVVVALVGTEGDPQGLHRQAQALHEAGAAVFTSNAQAARHAAGSAR; this is encoded by the coding sequence ATGAACTCGCTGGTGAAGGTGGTGCGGGGCGTCTACCACGACTCCGTGAGCCTGATGCGGGTCAGCCAGTCGCTCTCGGCGCTGCCGGGGGTGGAGGTGGCGGTCGTCGCCATGGCCACCCCGCTCAACCTGGACCTCGCCAGAGACCTGGGCTTCGAGCTGCCGCCCGCCGAGCCTGCCGAGTTGCTGGTGGCGTTGCGGGCCGAGGACGTGGCGGCCGCCGAGAACGAGCTCGACCGCCTGCTGGGCGAGCTGTCCAGCCGTTCGGCCACGGAGGTCGCGGGCTTCCCGCCGCGCACGACGCGCTCGGCCGCCAGGCTCGGCGAGGGCGACCTGGTGCTGGTCTCGGTGCCCGGCGAGCACGCCTTCGGCGAGGCGCTCGACGCCGTCGAGGCGGGACTGCCGGTGATGATCTTCAGCGACAACGTACCCGTGGAGCAGGAGGTGCTGCTCAAGCGGCTGGCCGAGGAGCGCGGCGGCCTGGTCATGGGGCCCGACTGCGGCACCGCGGTCATCGGCGGGGTGGGGCTCGGCTTCGCCAACGTGCTGCGCCCTGGACCCGTCGGCATGGTGGCGGCCTCCGGCACAGGGGCCCAGCAGGTGACCTCGCTGCTCGACCTGGCCGGGGTCGGCGTCAGCCACGTGCTCGGGGTCGGCAGCAGGGACCTGTCGGAGCAGGTGGGCGGGCTGTCGGCGATACGGGCGCTGCGCCGCCTCGACGAGGATCCGGGTACCGAGCTGATCGTGCTGATCTCCAAGCCGCCGGCGCCCGACGTGGCGCGGGCGGTGCGCGAGGTGGTGGAGAAGCTGCGCACCCCCGTCGTGTCGGCGCTGCTCGGCGCCTCTGGCGGCGACCTGACCTCGGCCACGGCGGAGGTCCTCGAACGGCTGGGCCGTCCGGTGCCGGAGTGGCCCTCGTGGCCCAGGCCGGTCGCGAAGGGGTCGGTCAGGGGTCTCTACTCGGGCGGCACGCTGTGCGCCGAGGCCGCGCTCATCACGCCGGGCGGCTTCGTCGACTACGGCGACGACGTCTTCACCAGGGGCAGGGCGCACCCGATGATCGATCCGACGCTCAGGCTGGAGGCGCTGGCCAAGCTGGGGCCCGGCGAGGTCGCGCTGATGGACGTGGTGCTCGGGCACGGCGCCGATCCCGATCCCGCGCTCCGCCTGGTCCCGGCGATCGAGGCGGCCTCGCGCAGGGACGTCCAGGTCGTCGTCGCGCTGGTCGGCACCGAGGGCGACCCGCAGGGGCTGCACCGGCAGGCCCAGGCGCTCCACGAGGCGGGCGCGGCGGTCTTCACCTCCAACGCCCAGGCCGCCCGTCACGCCGCAGGGAGCGCACGGTGA
- a CDS encoding DUF2877 domain-containing protein produces MTLGTQRRVHPLTHLTGAASSAVRPVLESARAPARVLAAVSVGVYLEVRTELEPSVIAVITGEATRLPNSVLLAGELPRVSMGDEAAVGNGVIEIGRYRVKARRWWDPAPALPPVDLVRLAQAAPALSPRTGRRPGLEGNAAIDQLAAGCAAGSLLRAVTAAEQLVGLGPGLTPSGDDVLAGLLVALRHLGGAARVERAVWLADWLAAAVTFDAGTRTTPISATLLHCAARGEASPEVSGVLRGITGQQALEPALRRLLRLGHTSGADLAQGLRIGLDAVLALGARP; encoded by the coding sequence ATGACGCTCGGCACGCAGAGAAGGGTCCACCCGCTGACCCACCTCACCGGGGCCGCGAGCTCGGCCGTACGCCCGGTGCTGGAGTCGGCCAGGGCGCCCGCCAGGGTGCTGGCGGCCGTGTCCGTGGGCGTGTACCTCGAGGTGCGGACCGAGCTGGAGCCCTCGGTGATCGCGGTGATCACCGGGGAGGCGACCAGGCTGCCCAACTCGGTGCTGCTCGCGGGCGAGCTGCCGCGCGTCAGCATGGGCGACGAGGCCGCCGTGGGCAACGGAGTGATCGAGATCGGCCGCTACCGGGTGAAGGCCCGCCGCTGGTGGGATCCGGCGCCGGCGCTGCCCCCCGTCGATCTCGTACGGCTGGCGCAGGCGGCGCCCGCCCTGTCGCCGCGCACCGGCAGGCGGCCGGGCCTCGAGGGCAACGCCGCGATCGATCAGCTGGCCGCCGGCTGCGCGGCCGGTTCGCTGCTGCGGGCCGTGACCGCCGCCGAGCAGCTGGTGGGCCTCGGCCCCGGGCTCACGCCCAGCGGCGACGACGTGCTGGCGGGACTGCTGGTCGCGCTGCGGCACCTGGGCGGCGCGGCGCGGGTCGAGCGCGCGGTGTGGCTGGCCGACTGGCTGGCCGCCGCCGTCACCTTCGACGCCGGCACCCGTACCACCCCGATCTCGGCGACGCTCCTGCACTGCGCGGCCAGGGGCGAGGCCAGCCCCGAGGTGAGCGGGGTGCTGCGCGGCATCACCGGACAGCAGGCGCTCGAGCCCGCGCTGAGACGGCTGCTCCGCCTCGGTCACACCTCGGGCGCCGACCTGGCCCAGGGGCTGCGGATCGGCCTCGACGCCGTGCTCGCGCTGGGAGCCAGGCCATGA
- a CDS encoding RNA-guided endonuclease InsQ/TnpB family protein codes for MRRSYKFLLRPTARQAAALAACLEDHRQLYNAALEHRRAAYRKAGVTVRYGDQSAELKHIRADDADGQGRWSFSSQQATLRRLDKAFKAFFARVKTGRKPGFPRFKGRGWFDTVERPKDGDGCRWDSQPEHPSATFVRLQGIGHVRVHQHRPVKGRVKTIGVKREGNCWYVVLSCDDVPAEMLPATGAVAGIDLGIASLVTTSDGEHLANPRRLEASADRLAAAQRDLARTKRGSRRRRKAVARVAALRAKVRRQRLDGAHKAALTLVRGYDVIVHEDLRIVNMTRSASGTLQAPGRMVAQKSGLNRSILDAGWGVFLTVLAHKAESAGRELIAVDPRNTSRTCARCGHCAKENRVTQAEFVCTACGHTAHADVNAAVIILRAGLALRDAAEAA; via the coding sequence GTGCGTAGGTCCTACAAGTTCCTGTTGCGCCCCACAGCCAGACAGGCCGCCGCACTGGCCGCCTGCCTGGAGGACCACCGCCAGCTCTACAACGCGGCGTTGGAGCACCGCCGCGCCGCCTACCGCAAGGCGGGCGTGACCGTCCGCTACGGCGACCAGTCGGCCGAGCTCAAGCACATCCGCGCTGACGACGCCGACGGTCAGGGACGGTGGTCGTTCTCCTCCCAGCAGGCCACCCTGCGCCGCCTGGACAAAGCGTTCAAGGCGTTCTTCGCCCGCGTCAAGACCGGGCGCAAGCCGGGCTTTCCCCGCTTCAAGGGACGCGGCTGGTTCGACACGGTCGAGCGGCCCAAGGACGGCGACGGCTGCCGGTGGGACTCCCAGCCCGAGCACCCCTCGGCGACGTTCGTCCGCCTGCAGGGCATCGGGCACGTACGGGTCCACCAGCACCGGCCGGTCAAAGGCCGGGTGAAGACGATCGGCGTGAAACGGGAAGGCAACTGCTGGTACGTCGTGCTGTCGTGTGACGACGTGCCCGCCGAGATGCTTCCCGCGACCGGCGCGGTGGCCGGTATCGATCTGGGCATCGCCTCGCTCGTGACCACCAGCGACGGCGAGCACCTTGCCAACCCCCGCCGCCTGGAAGCCTCCGCCGACCGTCTCGCGGCGGCTCAGCGAGACCTCGCCCGTACCAAGCGCGGGTCCAGGCGCCGCCGCAAGGCAGTGGCGCGGGTCGCCGCGCTGCGGGCCAAGGTCCGCCGTCAACGCCTGGACGGCGCACACAAGGCCGCGCTCACGCTGGTGCGCGGCTACGACGTGATCGTGCATGAGGACCTGCGGATCGTGAACATGACCCGGTCGGCGTCCGGCACCCTGCAGGCGCCGGGCCGAATGGTCGCCCAGAAGTCCGGCCTGAACCGGTCGATCTTGGATGCGGGTTGGGGGGTGTTCCTGACGGTCCTCGCGCACAAGGCCGAAAGCGCCGGTCGAGAGCTGATCGCAGTGGATCCCCGCAATACCTCCCGCACATGCGCCCGATGCGGGCACTGCGCGAAGGAAAACCGCGTCACCCAAGCCGAGTTCGTCTGTACGGCGTGCGGGCATACCGCGCACGCCGACGTGAACGCGGCGGTCATCATCCTCAGGGCAGGGCTTGCCCTTCGCGACGCCGCGGAAGCGGCTTAG
- the tnpA gene encoding IS200/IS605 family transposase, whose translation MTRQVRTSPGAAYDLGYHVVWCPKYRRPVLDGRVKTRLEELIRAKADEHGWQIAALEVMPDHVRLFVKPHPKNSPSYVANQFKGFTSHHLRAEFPHLRSQLPTLWSRSYFVATVGAVSAQSVQRYIETQYERAPKGGGRA comes from the coding sequence ATGACTCGTCAGGTGCGCACCTCCCCCGGCGCGGCATACGACCTCGGGTACCACGTCGTGTGGTGCCCGAAGTACCGCCGCCCGGTCCTTGACGGGCGGGTGAAGACCCGCCTGGAGGAGCTGATCCGCGCCAAAGCCGACGAGCACGGCTGGCAGATCGCGGCACTTGAGGTGATGCCCGACCACGTGCGCCTGTTCGTCAAGCCGCACCCGAAGAACTCGCCGTCGTACGTGGCCAACCAGTTCAAGGGCTTCACCTCCCACCACCTGCGCGCCGAGTTTCCGCACCTGCGCTCCCAGCTGCCCACGCTGTGGTCGCGGTCCTATTTCGTGGCCACGGTCGGCGCGGTCTCCGCTCAGAGCGTGCAGCGCTACATCGAGACGCAGTACGAGCGCGCCCCCAAGGGCGGCGGCCGTGCGTAG
- a CDS encoding PucR family transcriptional regulator: MEPPVRLASTGTIIHGVSVGEVLGVSTLAEARLIAGQSGLDRIVQRLNVMEVPDILAWVKPHELLLTTGYPLRNTPQSLDRLVADLDERGLAALAIKLGRYVDELPDEMVAQADRLGFPLILLPNNVGFDDILNQVLTDILNRQAAVLVRAEEAHRALVQVVLAGGGLDEVTAEVSGLLDVAVAALDGAGRTLAAAGPPEHVTALRRLAGTAGRTGDLASVPVVAGGHHHGRIVAYSPTGVIRDSDIGILERAATVAALVITRQDAVNAVESKYRADFLRDVLTGRAGSGERVANRSRAFGWDLERPVTVLVAELDPEGDERTAQDRLVTSWTAAVRRHDQRGAVAGFSHEVVAVVDAAADTAKLARDAAAAFADAITSGTFSTGTSRTCPGAETLPEAYSQALKAARVGRQLHGPGAVAHFDQLGVYRLLSLVNDTAELHAFVRETLGPLASDDDNENADLRRTLQVLLETNLNVAETARRLHFHYNTLRYRIGKLERLLGNFTEDPHLRLNLTLALHVLRMRGI, encoded by the coding sequence ATGGAGCCCCCCGTCCGCCTGGCCAGCACCGGCACGATCATCCACGGCGTCTCCGTGGGCGAGGTGCTCGGCGTCTCCACGCTCGCCGAGGCGCGGCTGATCGCGGGGCAGTCCGGTCTCGACCGGATCGTCCAGCGCCTCAACGTGATGGAGGTGCCCGACATCCTCGCCTGGGTCAAGCCGCACGAGCTGCTGCTCACCACCGGCTACCCGCTGCGCAACACCCCGCAGTCGCTCGACCGCCTGGTCGCCGACCTCGACGAGCGCGGCCTGGCCGCCCTCGCGATCAAACTCGGCCGCTACGTCGACGAGCTGCCGGACGAGATGGTCGCCCAGGCCGACCGGCTCGGCTTCCCGCTGATCCTGCTGCCGAACAACGTCGGCTTCGACGACATCCTCAACCAGGTGCTCACCGACATCCTCAACAGGCAGGCCGCCGTGCTGGTGCGCGCGGAGGAGGCGCACCGCGCGCTGGTGCAGGTGGTGCTGGCCGGTGGCGGCCTCGACGAGGTCACCGCCGAGGTGTCGGGCCTGCTCGACGTGGCCGTGGCCGCCCTCGACGGGGCGGGCAGGACGCTGGCCGCCGCGGGCCCGCCCGAGCACGTCACCGCCCTGCGCAGGCTGGCGGGTACGGCAGGCCGCACGGGCGACCTCGCCTCCGTGCCGGTCGTGGCCGGCGGCCACCACCACGGCAGGATCGTCGCGTACAGCCCCACAGGGGTGATTCGCGACAGCGACATCGGCATCCTCGAACGCGCGGCCACCGTCGCCGCCCTGGTCATCACCAGGCAGGACGCGGTCAACGCGGTCGAGAGCAAGTATCGCGCCGACTTCCTGCGCGACGTGCTGACCGGCAGGGCGGGCTCGGGCGAGCGCGTCGCCAACAGGTCGAGGGCGTTCGGCTGGGACCTGGAGCGGCCGGTCACCGTCCTGGTGGCCGAGCTCGACCCCGAGGGCGACGAGCGGACCGCCCAGGACCGGCTCGTCACCTCGTGGACGGCCGCCGTGCGCCGCCACGACCAGCGGGGCGCGGTCGCCGGCTTCTCCCACGAGGTGGTCGCCGTCGTCGACGCCGCGGCCGACACCGCGAAGCTGGCCCGCGACGCCGCCGCCGCCTTCGCCGACGCCATCACCTCCGGCACCTTCTCCACGGGGACCAGCCGTACCTGCCCTGGCGCCGAGACGCTGCCCGAGGCCTACAGTCAGGCGCTGAAGGCGGCGCGCGTCGGCCGCCAGCTGCACGGGCCCGGCGCCGTCGCGCACTTCGACCAGCTCGGCGTCTACCGGCTGCTGTCGCTGGTCAACGACACCGCCGAGCTGCACGCCTTCGTCCGCGAGACGCTGGGACCGCTCGCCTCGGACGACGACAACGAGAACGCCGACCTGCGCAGGACGCTGCAGGTGCTGCTGGAGACCAACCTCAACGTCGCCGAGACGGCGCGCAGGCTGCACTTCCACTACAACACGCTGCGCTACCGGATCGGGAAGCTGGAGCGGCTGCTCGGCAACTTCACCGAGGATCCCCACCTGCGGCTCAACCTGACCCTGGCCCTGCACGTGCTGCGCATGCGCGGCATCTAG
- a CDS encoding RNA-binding S4 domain-containing protein, translating into MDLDFELNSDFIPLCDLLKYCGVTETGGMAKHLIAEGMVLVDGEVELRKTCKIRSGAVVSGEGFTIHVT; encoded by the coding sequence GTGGACCTCGACTTCGAACTCAACTCTGACTTCATCCCGCTGTGCGACCTGCTGAAGTACTGCGGCGTCACCGAGACGGGCGGGATGGCCAAGCACCTGATCGCCGAGGGCATGGTGCTGGTGGACGGCGAGGTCGAGCTCCGCAAGACCTGCAAGATCAGATCTGGCGCCGTGGTGAGCGGCGAGGGCTTCACCATCCACGTGACCTGA